DNA from Gephyromycinifex aptenodytis:
TAGGTGATGACCGAGCCGCCGAAGCGGCGGGCGACGCTGAAGATGATCGGCAGCATGACGACCAGGCCGGCGTCGAAGAAGATCGGAAAGCCGAACAGCAGCGAGGCGATGCCCAGTGCGAGGGGGGCGCGCTTCTCACCGAAGCGGGCGATGAGAGTGTCGGCGAGCACTTGAGCGCCGCCGGTCACCTCGAGCAGGCGGCCGATCATGGCGCCGAGGCCGACGAGCAGGGCCACGCTGGCCAGGGTGCCGCCGAAGCCATCGAGCAGGGTTTTCATCAGGTCGCCCAGCGGGATCTTCGTCACCAGGGCAGTGCCCAGGCTGACGAGCACGAGCGAGATGAAGGCGTGCAGTTTGAGCTTGATGATGAGCACGAGCAGCACGAGCACAGCGGCGACCGCGATGGCCAGCAGGGTGACAGTGCCGTAGGCGGGTTGAACAGGATCTGCTGCGGCGAGCATCCCGAGTACTGGAGTCACGACTCCTCCTTGAGTCTGAGCATCTGATGGTCGCGTCGAGCGACACCCCCCAGAGTGGGCCAAACGTATGATCTTTGGCAAGCGGTGTGAGCAAAGATACGTCTAATGCTCGTGCGACCATGGGGGGCATGACCGCGCACGGGGCAACCGCAGCAGGGCTGCATGAGCAGCTCCTTGAAGCCATCGGCGCCGACCTCGCCGCAGGTGAACTCAGCCCCGGGATGGTGCTGCCCATCGAGGCGTTGGAGGAGCGATACGGCGTCTCACGCACCGTGGTTCGCGAAGCCGTCAAGGTGCTGCAACAACTCGGGATCGTCACCAGCCGCCGCCGTGTCGGAATTTCGATCCAACCCTCGACGCAGTGGGAAGCGCTCAATCCTTACGTCATCAGGTGGCGACTGGCCGGGCCGACGCGGGTGGCGCAGTTGCGTGAGATCAGCGAACTGCGAACTGGTGTCGAACCTGTTGCCGCCTCGCTGGCCGCCCGCCGCGCCACTAGCCAGCAGTGCCAGACCCTGGTCAACGCCGCCGGCGGCATGTTGGTGACCGGGCACCGCGGCGACCTGCAGCCCTACCTGGAACACGACATCGTCTTCCACACCACATTGCTCGCCGCCTCGGGTAACGCCGCCTTCGCCAGCCTGGCCCCGTTGGTCGCCGAAGCCCTTTCTGGACGCACCCAGCACGATCTGATGCCGGCCCGGCCGCTGCCTGAGGCGATGCGCTGGCATCGGGAGGTCGCCGACGCGATCGCTGCCGGAGACCCTCGGCTGGCCGAAGAAGGGATGCGGTGCATCGTGCGCGAAGCCCAGGAAGCCACCGACCCCGAGCTTGCGAGCAGCCACGACAGCTGAAGGAGCACTCCCCAGACACGACGCCCGGGCTGACCTGCCTCTAGGCTGGGTCGTCGCGTCCAACCTGGTGGGGACGCCCCGAACCGGAGGTGCCATGAGCGGGTTACGCGTCGCGCTGCTGTCTTATCGCAGCAAGCCGCACTGCGGCGGGCAAGGCGTGTACGTCCGCAACCTTTCGCGCGAACTCGCCGCCCTCGGTCATGAGGTGACGGTCTTCTCCGGGCAGCCCTACCCCGAACTGGACCGTCTCGGCGAAGGGGTCACGCTGGAGAAGCTGCCCAGCCTCGACCTGTACCGCGAACCCGACCCGTTCCGAATCCCCCATCTGCGCGAATACCGGGACCTGGTCGACCTGGTAGAGGTGGGCGGGATGCTTACCGCGACCTTCCCGGAACCATTGACGTTCAGCTTGCGGGCGGCTCGTGCGCTGCGCGCCCAAGCGCACCGCTTCGACGTCGTCCA
Protein-coding regions in this window:
- a CDS encoding FadR/GntR family transcriptional regulator; amino-acid sequence: MTAHGATAAGLHEQLLEAIGADLAAGELSPGMVLPIEALEERYGVSRTVVREAVKVLQQLGIVTSRRRVGISIQPSTQWEALNPYVIRWRLAGPTRVAQLREISELRTGVEPVAASLAARRATSQQCQTLVNAAGGMLVTGHRGDLQPYLEHDIVFHTTLLAASGNAAFASLAPLVAEALSGRTQHDLMPARPLPEAMRWHREVADAIAAGDPRLAEEGMRCIVREAQEATDPELASSHDS